The following are encoded in a window of Ricinus communis isolate WT05 ecotype wild-type chromosome 4, ASM1957865v1, whole genome shotgun sequence genomic DNA:
- the LOC8289507 gene encoding uncharacterized protein LOC8289507 — translation MSDTVTPSSTEWFHPFYDQTIHGQVVSSSSCFGFGFSSDSTMVTATTTSSSCASDNLLSSPSCSTTANGGQLTPKGVVSKPIRRRSRASKKTPITLLNANTSNFRTLVQQFTGCSSRPTSFGNQKGPINLNFRLGSVQNHNSIETTAMAPYSNSCSYNEYYQMQQQGQQHHHLQLEHQQQQYTVPFEDVYNLPSAAGDDNETAAASRSILEMADEHFMDDFSLHELAKEAFFDEDVNDEYF, via the coding sequence ATGAGTGACACTGTTACACCAAGCTCCACCGAGTGGTTTCATCCATTCTATGATCAAACCATTCATGGGCAagtagtttcttcttcttcttgttttggCTTTGGTTTTTCATCTGATTCTACCATGGTTACAGCAACAACAACAAGTAGTAGTTGTGCATCTGATAACTTATTGTCAAGCCCTAGCTGTTCAACTACAGCTAATGGTGGTCAGTTGACTCCTAAAGGTGTTGTCTCAAAGCCTATTAGAAGAAGGTCTAGGGCTTCTAAGAAGACACCCATTACCCTCCTCAATGCAAACACTAGCAACTTCAGGACCTTGGTGCAACAGTTTACTGGATGTAGCAGCAGGCCCACTTCATTTGGGAATCAAAAGGGGCCAATCAACTTGAATTTTAGACTAGGTAGTGTCCAAAATCATAATAGCATTGAAACTACAGCAATGGCTCCTTATAGCAACAGTTGTAGTTATAATGAGTATTACCAGATGCAACAACAAGGGCAGCAACACCACCATCTGCAGCTAGAGCATCAGCAGCAACAATATACAGTTCCATTTGAAGATGTCTACAATTTACCAAGTGCTGCTGGTGATGACAATGAGACTGCTGCTGCTTCAAGATCAATTCTAGAGATGGCAGATGAGCATTTCATGGACGATTTTTCCTTGCATGAACTGGCTAAGGAGGCCTTTTTCGATGAAGATGTGAATGACGAATACTTCTAG